Within Desulfobacter sp., the genomic segment TCGGCAGTCCTTTTTCTGCCAGTTCCCGGCCCCGGCTGTCCACGGCAAGGGCAACGATCTGCTGAAAATACCGGGGCTGGATTGAAACCATCAGGGCCGTGGCCGCCTGCAGGCAGACGATCCATGTGATCCTGGCCCAGTACCGGCCTAGGATGGAAAAAAGCCATTTTTTCATGGACCGGCCTTCCGGGGCGGGGCTGTCCTTACCATTGCCTCTGCCATGTGGCTGAAAATATACTGGTAATCCCTGCAGAAAGGATCTTTCTCCATGATCCCCCTGCCCCGTGAATGGCTGTTGAAAGGGCAGCCGCCGTGGCAGAGAGGGCGCCAGGCACAGGACCGGCAGTCCTTTAATTTACCGGCACGTTCCCGGATTTGCCGGCACACCCCTGAATTGAGCAGAAACCGCAGGGAATGGTCCTGGATCTGTCCCTGACCCAGGTCCTGGAACCGGCTGCACAGGGCCATTTCCCCATGGGGCTTTATTGCGGCACGGGCCTCTGCGCAGTTTTCACTGTGGATGCACTCCCCGGTATCTCCCGATGATATCCCCAGCAGATAACCGTCCAGGGGGGAGACCGGGACCCGGCCGGTATGGGGGCCGGTCCACAGGTCGAAGAACCGCGCCATGATCCTGCCGTACTCCCCGGGCGCCAGGGCCAGTGCCGCAAAGGCCTCCGGGTGCCTGCCCGGAATAATGGGATTGATCCGGAACCCCGCCCCCAGCCCGTTGAAAAACTTGTATATCCGTTCTTCCTGTCCCAGGGATGCCCTTGACACCACGGCGTTGAATCCCACCGGCAGATCCGCTGAATAAATAAGGTCAACTATTTTCATCACCCGGTCGTGGGTTCCCTTTCCCCGGGCATCCACCCGGAGCCGGTCGTGCACATCCGCCGGACCGTCAAGGCTCAGTCCCAGTTGAAATCCATTGTCCCTGAAAAAACAGCAGAAATCCTTGTCCATGGCCAGGCCGTTGGTCTGGATGAAGTGGCTGGTGCGGATTCCGGGCCACCTCTTTCTGATCTGTTCCAGGGCGGCCTTAAAAAATGCCAGACCGGCAAGAAGGGGCTCTCCGCCGTGCCAGATCAGGTTAACCCGGGTCATCCCCTCAGCCGCAAGGTATGCCCGGACCTTTTCAAGGATCAGGGCCAGAAGATCCTGGTCCATGGCATGCCCCTGGCGGAGACGGGCGTAACAGTGGCGGCATTTGAGGTCGCAGGCCCCCACCGGTTCCAGCATCAGGGTAAAGGGCGTGGGGTCATTGTTCTTCATTGACAAGTTCCTCTGCCACGGCTTTTTTGATATGGGATCTGAGCTGCCTCAGGGCGTCGCAATAGTAGAATTCTCCCCGGATGCGGGCCAGGGGGGCTGGAAGGGGCTGGTTGACCCAGCAGCGGTCGGGCAGGCCCTTTGCCCTTGCGGCCAGCAGTTTTGCCGTATACCGGGCACAGGTCATGCATCCGCCGCTGCAGGTATGGGCGGCCTGGCACCGGCTGCAGGCCATTTGCCCGGAGGAGCCCCGTATCCGGGCCTTGATCTCCTCCCACTGCCGGTGCTTTTTTCCCAGCATTTCAGAAATATTGTCCCGGCAGATATGGCCCAGGGCGGTCTTTTCATCATTCACATACTGGTCGCAGGCAAAGACAAGGCCGTCGGGGTCGATAATGGTCCGTCCCATGCTGCACCGCCGTTTATGGAAGGGGTTTCCGAAATCCAGCTCCGGCTGCAGGGCGATTTTGACTTCATCATGAAATTCCTTGAAATCCGTTCGCTGGGAGCCATCGTGGAACCATCGGTCAAAGAGGTCTACCAGGAAGCGCCCCAGGGTGTCAGGTGGCGGGGCGTATACATCGCCGGGTTCCAACGGCCCGGAAGGGGGCATGAGATCCCGGCACCGGATATCAAAAATATCCAATTGCACCCGGGCACCCAGCCGGGCGAAAAACTCATAGATAAGATCCGCCTGCCCCATGCTCTTTGAAGTGACCACGGCAATCACCGGCACCTGGATATCTCCGGCGTATTTCCGGTAATTGTCAATGCCCTGTACCGCCGCATCAAAGGAGCCCCGGCATGAATTTTTGAAACGCCGGTTCAGGTCGTGGAGGGGGCCGGGCCCGTCTAAGCTGAACCCCACATCAAAACCGTGGGTCGTAAAAAACGAGGCCCATTCCTCTGTCATGAGGGTGCCGTTGGTCTGAACCCGGTTATTAAATTGAATGTCCGGATATCGGGCCTCCAGGGCCATGATCGTTTGAAAAAATGAAATGCCTGCGGCCAGGGGTTCCCCCCCGTGCCAGTAGACGGGGACCGGATGCCGGTGGCGGCCGGACGCCCGGGCATATCCGGCGACTTTATCCAAAAGGGCGCCCAATGTATCCGGATCCATCACTCCGGGGCGATGGTCCTGGAAACAGTACCGGCAGTCCAGGTTGCAGTTCAGGGTTACCTGGACCTGTGGAATGAAGGGCAGAATTATATTTTCCCCCTTCAGTTCCACCAATTGAACCAGTTCATCCAGTTCTGCCAGTTCAACCAGTTCCGCCAGTTCATCCAGTTGCCCCAATAGGGAAAATCGCAGCGGTGTTTCTTTTCCGCTTGGATTTCCCTGATGATCCGGCGCAGAACGGGATTTTTAACGGATTTTTCTTTTGACGGGTTCGTCATGGTGTCTGCCTTTTGGTTGGTGAATGATCAAAGGTTTGCACCTGTATATAGGCCGGATCAAATCCGACCATCTTTAAAAAAGTGGTTTCCGGGTATTGTCCATATTTACGGCGGACCAGCCGGCTTCTAAGATCACCCTGGAAGTCCATGAGCGCCTGGACGGCTTCCGGTCCCGGTGATGCGGCCATCTGCCCCAAGGCATTACTATAGTGTGCGATGGCCTTGTCCTCATCCCCGGTTTTAAGGCAATAGTTGCCGATAAATCGATAGGTGCGGGCATCAGCCTGGTGGGGGGCGATCTCAACGCTTCGCTTAAAATACCGGATGGCCTCTTTTTCCTTGCCCTTTTTAAGGTAGGCATAGGCCATGGCCTTGAGAAGCGTGCCGGGGTTTTGCGCGTTGTCTTGCTGCGCGGCGTTTATACCCAGCTCAATATAAGTGTCTGCCCGGTCCAGGTTATTACTATCCAGTGACATCATCCCCATAAAAAAATAGGTGTCGGCACGTATCAGCTTGTTGATATTCTGGTTTGAAACCTCATGGGCCTTGATATACTGGGCCAGGGCCTCTTCTTTCCGGTTTGCTTTGAGAAAAGCGCTTCCCAGGGCGAGGTAGGTCTGCAGATCGAGATGCCCCCCTTTTTCTTCTTCGATCCGCCGGGCATATTCAAGGGCCTGGTCCAGGTCCCAGTTTTTTTCCAGAAATTTATTCAATGCAAGCCTGTAGACCTTTGATCGCTGGCCGGGGTTAAGGGCCACCGCTCTTTCAACCTTTTGTTTTGTTTTTTCCGGGTTCTTTGATTGTTCGATCTGGTTGATAAGAATCGGCCAGCGGTAGGTCGGCCACTGCCATATCCCTACGCCAATGAGGGTGGAAACAAGTAAGAAAACGAGAAATACCGTTGGATACAGCCAGGATTTCCTGCGGGTGGTCCCGGATTTTAATATCGGTTGAATCAGGGTGTCGTGGCTGAGCTCGTAGGTTATGCCGGTGCTCATTTTTTCTTGCCGGAGCAGCCTTGCATCCACCAGTTGTTTGAGGGTGTCTTCCGTTAGCTTGAGTTGTTGTTTGATCACTTTCCTATGCTGGCTAACCCGCCAGCCGTCCATGATCAGTTTCTTTTCACAGAGCCTGCGTGCCCGCCGCCTTTGGATAAAGGACGGCAGACGGCCGATCTCGGTGTCATAAAAGGACTCCATGATGTTCTGCAGCCCCTTGTCACCGCCCAGGTCGTTCAGGGTCACTTCGTTTTTATCTTTGTTCCTTGTCTCTTTTCTGTCAAAGCGTTTTTCAAAATGCTGGCACAGCAGCTGGAGCTGGAAGGGTTCAATGCGGTTTTTCCCTTCTTCATTCTGCCTGCCGAGATAGGCCAACATTTTTTCCAGGGCCTGGTCCTGGAATGTAAATCTCCGGGATACGAACGCTCCCTCCTTTTGTGCCGGCAGGACAATGGCCTTTTTTGCCTGTTTTTCGGAAAGGGGATTCAGTTCATAGCAGCGCCGCAGTATCAACGGGATTAATGTGGATAGCTGGTTCATCAGGAACATCTTATCCGACCGGATTGAAAATATTGTTTTCAGCGGATAGGATTCATAGAGGAACTCCACCTCGTTTTCAGTGAGGAATGAGGGTTCTTTGAGCAGTTTTAACTCAAGGGTCCGCCTGAAATGTTTGGGCATTCTGCACTTGAGGATATCGAAAAACATCCTGACAAAATTATTTACCGCATCTTCGGGATAGGTAAACAGCTCTTCAAACTGGTCGAAAACCAGTAAAATCTGTTTTTTATCCGGATGTTCATACTGAATATTTTTTAATTCCTGCCAGGGACTGATGTTTTTATTTTCGATGCGGTTCAGGAAGTTATCCGGTTTTGAAAATTCTGAAATTGCTTCTGACAGAATATTGATGGGAAGGACTTTTTTCTTATTGCTCAGTGCCTGTTTTTCGTCTTTATAGGCGGTAAACCTTACCTGAATGATCAGGTATCCCTTTTCATCTTCAAGTTCGGGGAGCAGGCCCGCATTGAGCAATGACGATTTTCCCAGACCGGATTTCCCGTGAAGCACCACCAGTTTTTCAACATTGATCAGGGTTGAAAGTTCGTTGATTTCCTTTTCCCGGCCGAAAAACAGCGAGCGGAATTCCAGGGAAAAGGGGTTTGAACCTGGATACCTGTATTGTTCAGTCATGGCATGACCTCGCAGGGTAGTGGATTAATGTGTCGCCTCCGGTTTCCCGGTTGCCGTCTTCCCGGGTTAAAGTCCGTTGATGACATCCATCAAGTGTTCTCTTATTTTTATCACCTCGATATCAAAGTTTTCGCGGGAAAGGGCCCCCCGTCTGTAATCGTCCTTGAGCCCGTTAAATCGTCCGCTCTGGGCCACCATATCGGTATAGGCATTTATTTGCCTTTCTTCCTTGAAAATTTCTATTAACATGTCGATGGCCCCTCCGATCTGATTGCGCATGACCAGCTTAATTAAGCGGTCTTTCTGCAGTTCTTCTTCGCTGATCTCATTTTGCAGGTGGACCTCCCGGAGCAGGCCCTGTTCTTCACACATCTCTTTTAACTTTGCGATATAGGCTTCCGTATGGGTCGGTATGAAAGTCATTTTGTAGGTGTTTTCATAAAATATCCTGTGAATCTTACTTTTGTGGAGCCATTGGTAAAAAACATTGTCGTAATTACCCAATTCACAGTCGGGTGAGATGGAAACCTTGTCCCTGGACAGATCAAAGAGTCTGAGCAGTATTTTTAAATACCATTGTTTAAAATCAAAGCCTAGGAAAATATAATGGGTTACATCCTTTATGGTCTCCTTGAGGTTCATGGGCAGGTCATGTTCGCCGATGATGGAAAAGAGAAAATCCAGGATATCGTCCTGGGTCAGAATCAGTGATTCCCTGTTTTCAATCGAGCCGAAAAGGTTGTAGATCAAAGGGGTTTCCTTGGACGGGTCCTTTACCTCTTTTGAGGGTTTGCCTTTGGTATAGTAACTGAACTCATAGGGGATGCCCTGTTTTTCAAAGGCATTTTTCAGCAGCAGATCCGGGGTGATTGAGATGATAATGTGAAAAGGAATCCGGGCGATCTGCTCGTAAATGGGATTCATCTGGAGTTCATGGGTGTAATATTTTTTGACCAGATGATAGATACTGCACTTGGTCCGCTTGTCGCAGATCAGGTGGTTATAGGCATCGTATTCCATCTCATAGGCGGATTCTTTCAGATAGGATCGCAGCCCCTGGTACAGGGATTTATTATTGTTTGTCCGGATGATATTGGGCCCGATGAACAAGGCGGTGGTTTCGTCGCTTTCCAGGTTGCCGCAGACCTCCATGAGGACATTGATGTCGTTTTTATTAAAAACTATCGGATCGTTCATAGAAGAATCCTCCTGTCATGGACTTTAAAAAGCGGCCTGGGCCTTGATTGCACGGATGAGCGGCCTGATTTTATCCTTGAACCGGTCCTGTTCCAAGCTGCCGCCGTTCCCGCTGTCCGGCTTGAGATCCAGGCATTTATGTTCCTGCAGCGCATTTAAAATCCTGCCCAGATGGTGCTTGAGATCCAAAAGCCGGCTTCGGTTTTGATTCAGGGAGGCGAAATCAAGTCCCTGTTCAAGGGCATCGCGGATGTATCCGTCTATTTCTGCAAGTTTTTTATCTATTTTCCCGGTCAGTTCGATCTGGAAACCGGGCCTGAAAAAATCGTCGTCAATGTAGCAGGCAATTATTCTTTTACCATCGTCAAACAGGGCCCGGTCAAATGAATGGACGGTTTCCAGACAGACCCAGGCCGACATCAGGCTTGAATTGGATACCAGGGACAGGGTGACATCGGTTTTTTTGATGGCATCCAGGATGAAGCCTTTGATATTCCCCCCTTCGTCCAGGGCCTCGCTGTCAATGACCACCGAAATCCCCTCCTTTTTTAATTCATCGGCGATCATGGCTGCGGTACGGCGGTCTTTATGGCTGTATGAAATGAATACGGAGTGATCTGATGGGCTTATCTCGGATATCATTTTCAGAACAGCCATCCGGATTCTTGCCCGGGTCTGGCTGTATTCCCCATTGCCGATGATTCCGGCACGCCAGTCCTCCCTGCCGGCAGCCAGCTGCGCCCCCCAGTTGTCCAGCAGCAGTTTTTCTTCTTCGCCGCCCAAAAGGGGGTAAAGGGCATCAATGGCCGCCTCTATATTGTCCTGTTTGCTGATCAGGGTGCGAAGTTGATCCTGTTGACTCATTTATTCCCTTCCTTTTTTGACGGTTGACGGGGAATCAGCAGAATTTAAATCGATAACAGGTGTATGGATACGGATAACCGGGAGATTCAGTGCTAATTTTGTTATATACAGAGTTCTTCCATAAATCAATGGGATAGTGGATTTCCGTCACAGCCTGGCAGGGGAGGGAAGATTTCGCTTTTTTTTGGCCCGTTCTTTGTATATCATGGCCTCCGGCATGGCGCCTGAATATGGTATACCAAAATTAAAGAGATGACGGATGAAACTGATTCGAAGATTATATGACTGGGTCCTTCACTGGGCCGAAACCCCCTACGGCACCCCTGCGCTTTTTTTTCTTTCCTTTGCCGAAAGCTCTTTTTTCCCGGTACCGCCGGACGTGCTGCTCATCGCCCTGGCCGTGTCCATGCGCTCCCGGGCCTTTAAATATGCCCTGGTCTGTTCCCTGGGCTCTGTGTTCGGCGGTATGTTCGGCTATTTTATCGGCCATGAACTCTGGTACAGGGGGGAGGAATTTTCATCCTTTGCCAATTTCTTTTTCAGCTATATCCCGGGATTT encodes:
- a CDS encoding radical SAM protein, with amino-acid sequence MKNNDPTPFTLMLEPVGACDLKCRHCYARLRQGHAMDQDLLALILEKVRAYLAAEGMTRVNLIWHGGEPLLAGLAFFKAALEQIRKRWPGIRTSHFIQTNGLAMDKDFCCFFRDNGFQLGLSLDGPADVHDRLRVDARGKGTHDRVMKIVDLIYSADLPVGFNAVVSRASLGQEERIYKFFNGLGAGFRINPIIPGRHPEAFAALALAPGEYGRIMARFFDLWTGPHTGRVPVSPLDGYLLGISSGDTGECIHSENCAEARAAIKPHGEMALCSRFQDLGQGQIQDHSLRFLLNSGVCRQIRERAGKLKDCRSCAWRPLCHGGCPFNSHSRGRGIMEKDPFCRDYQYIFSHMAEAMVRTAPPRKAGP
- a CDS encoding radical SAM protein, with the translated sequence MGQLDELAELVELAELDELVQLVELKGENIILPFIPQVQVTLNCNLDCRYCFQDHRPGVMDPDTLGALLDKVAGYARASGRHRHPVPVYWHGGEPLAAGISFFQTIMALEARYPDIQFNNRVQTNGTLMTEEWASFFTTHGFDVGFSLDGPGPLHDLNRRFKNSCRGSFDAAVQGIDNYRKYAGDIQVPVIAVVTSKSMGQADLIYEFFARLGARVQLDIFDIRCRDLMPPSGPLEPGDVYAPPPDTLGRFLVDLFDRWFHDGSQRTDFKEFHDEVKIALQPELDFGNPFHKRRCSMGRTIIDPDGLVFACDQYVNDEKTALGHICRDNISEMLGKKHRQWEEIKARIRGSSGQMACSRCQAAHTCSGGCMTCARYTAKLLAARAKGLPDRCWVNQPLPAPLARIRGEFYYCDALRQLRSHIKKAVAEELVNEEQ
- a CDS encoding tetratricopeptide repeat protein — protein: MTEQYRYPGSNPFSLEFRSLFFGREKEINELSTLINVEKLVVLHGKSGLGKSSLLNAGLLPELEDEKGYLIIQVRFTAYKDEKQALSNKKKVLPINILSEAISEFSKPDNFLNRIENKNISPWQELKNIQYEHPDKKQILLVFDQFEELFTYPEDAVNNFVRMFFDILKCRMPKHFRRTLELKLLKEPSFLTENEVEFLYESYPLKTIFSIRSDKMFLMNQLSTLIPLILRRCYELNPLSEKQAKKAIVLPAQKEGAFVSRRFTFQDQALEKMLAYLGRQNEEGKNRIEPFQLQLLCQHFEKRFDRKETRNKDKNEVTLNDLGGDKGLQNIMESFYDTEIGRLPSFIQRRRARRLCEKKLIMDGWRVSQHRKVIKQQLKLTEDTLKQLVDARLLRQEKMSTGITYELSHDTLIQPILKSGTTRRKSWLYPTVFLVFLLVSTLIGVGIWQWPTYRWPILINQIEQSKNPEKTKQKVERAVALNPGQRSKVYRLALNKFLEKNWDLDQALEYARRIEEEKGGHLDLQTYLALGSAFLKANRKEEALAQYIKAHEVSNQNINKLIRADTYFFMGMMSLDSNNLDRADTYIELGINAAQQDNAQNPGTLLKAMAYAYLKKGKEKEAIRYFKRSVEIAPHQADARTYRFIGNYCLKTGDEDKAIAHYSNALGQMAASPGPEAVQALMDFQGDLRSRLVRRKYGQYPETTFLKMVGFDPAYIQVQTFDHSPTKRQTP
- a CDS encoding SIR2 family protein, giving the protein MNDPIVFNKNDINVLMEVCGNLESDETTALFIGPNIIRTNNNKSLYQGLRSYLKESAYEMEYDAYNHLICDKRTKCSIYHLVKKYYTHELQMNPIYEQIARIPFHIIISITPDLLLKNAFEKQGIPYEFSYYTKGKPSKEVKDPSKETPLIYNLFGSIENRESLILTQDDILDFLFSIIGEHDLPMNLKETIKDVTHYIFLGFDFKQWYLKILLRLFDLSRDKVSISPDCELGNYDNVFYQWLHKSKIHRIFYENTYKMTFIPTHTEAYIAKLKEMCEEQGLLREVHLQNEISEEELQKDRLIKLVMRNQIGGAIDMLIEIFKEERQINAYTDMVAQSGRFNGLKDDYRRGALSRENFDIEVIKIREHLMDVINGL
- a CDS encoding toll/interleukin-1 receptor domain-containing protein — encoded protein: MSQQDQLRTLISKQDNIEAAIDALYPLLGGEEEKLLLDNWGAQLAAGREDWRAGIIGNGEYSQTRARIRMAVLKMISEISPSDHSVFISYSHKDRRTAAMIADELKKEGISVVIDSEALDEGGNIKGFILDAIKKTDVTLSLVSNSSLMSAWVCLETVHSFDRALFDDGKRIIACYIDDDFFRPGFQIELTGKIDKKLAEIDGYIRDALEQGLDFASLNQNRSRLLDLKHHLGRILNALQEHKCLDLKPDSGNGGSLEQDRFKDKIRPLIRAIKAQAAF